CTATCTGGTTACCATCAGTCATAACCCTTTCAGTTATCAGCATTGAGCTGCCAGGCCCCAGTTCTGCTTCATTCAATCTGTTTGCAGAATCAACACCGCCGATCTGGGAGAGTTCCATCTCAGCGTAATAAAGGGGTCAAATCTCCTAATAGCTTATGATAATTATGTAGTAGAGCTAATCGGAGATTTGACACCTATTGCTTCACTGGCTAAACACACTTCTCAAAAGCATCCCATTTTATTGAGATAATGATATGCCACTATCCCTGCTGATGTTGATAGATTAAGGCTTCTTACATTACCCCATATTGGAATACGAAAGCAGGGATATTTTTTTATTATATTTTCCGGAAGTCCGACACTTTCAGGCCCGAAAAGAAGGTATGAACCTTTTGTGACCTCTGCCTCTGTATAAAGCTGTTTCGCAGATTTACTGAAACAGTACAGGCGCTCTTTAATACCTGAATCACTCGCAAGAAATGCCTCAAGGTTTTTATGGTGTGTTATATCCACCTCGTGCCAGTAGTCTATGCCTGCCCTTTTCAGATGTTTATCATCAACAGCAAATCCCAGTGGGTGGATAAGATGCAGCCTGATCATGGCAGCGCCACAGAGCCGTGCAATGTTACCGGTATTTGCAGGTATCTCAGGCTGGAACAGGACTATATTAAGGAACGGCTCTTTTATTATCACATGCTCTTTTTCAGGGTTATCTTTCATGATGAATATTTCCTTGAACCCGAAACCTTGAACCTTAAACCTTATACCTCACACCTCTATCAGCGGGCATGGATAATCCTGATAACTCACGTGAACCGGTATATCACCCATATTGCATTCAAGAAGGGATGCCTTTGCCTGCGCAAGGGCCTTTTCAGGGGTGTTATTCACCTCACTTAAATGGGCAAGCACAATATTGTTAAGCCTTTCATGGCTGAGCCTTTTAAGCAGGTCACCTGCCTGTTCATTTGACAGATGCCCGTATGAACCCCGTATCCTCTTTTTAAGGTGATATGGATATGGCCCATTTTCCAGCATCTCAATATCATGGTTGAATTCAAGCATTAAGGAAGTACAACCCTGGAGCCTCTCTTCAAGCGATGGGGTACTTTCACCGACATCAGTAAGTATCCCCAGGCGTGAACCGTTCGATGAAATTATGAGCCCAACCGGGTCAGCGGCATCATGGCTTTTTGCAAAGGTCTCTATGATAATATCGTTTATTATAAAGGTATCACCGGTGTTAACACTGTCACACACCCTCGTGTTTTTAAGAAGATTATGGCACCGGCTTATGGTGGATCTGTTTGCATATATGGCT
The genomic region above belongs to Desulfatiglans sp. and contains:
- a CDS encoding tRNA (cytidine(34)-2'-O)-methyltransferase encodes the protein MKDNPEKEHVIIKEPFLNIVLFQPEIPANTGNIARLCGAAMIRLHLIHPLGFAVDDKHLKRAGIDYWHEVDITHHKNLEAFLASDSGIKERLYCFSKSAKQLYTEAEVTKGSYLLFGPESVGLPENIIKKYPCFRIPIWGNVRSLNLSTSAGIVAYHYLNKMGCF
- a CDS encoding MBL fold metallo-hydrolase, translated to MRFSVLASGSKGNACYIETDNTGILIDAGLSCREIVSRLRLIGIMTASIDAVIITHEHSDHTRGLGPISRRFDSAIYANRSTISRCHNLLKNTRVCDSVNTGDTFIINDIIIETFAKSHDAADPVGLIISSNGSRLGILTDVGESTPSLEERLQGCTSLMLEFNHDIEMLENGPYPYHLKKRIRGSYGHLSNEQAGDLLKRLSHERLNNIVLAHLSEVNNTPEKALAQAKASLLECNMGDIPVHVSYQDYPCPLIEV